A genome region from Methanobacterium subterraneum includes the following:
- a CDS encoding GNAT family N-acetyltransferase: MQIILMEEEHLETIIELDQMAFQREEPRSLQNLQGLREGDEEGCFVLMDGQELVGYSFSKTMGEEGYLGPLGIHPSLQGQGRGKKLIQRSLDYLQRHCKVVGLEVRPEAGNNIGLYHKLGFNSAYPSLILKVPEKLSGPEKKANLGDGINQDDDNLRVELFQPTLDNRKETVLEKIDKWTRQELGGVSYLKDLNLASRCGGDILIALHKDEPVGFLTFYPSVFLHLWGAVKPHPRQDQILKEILRLFREIHGQGEVLLEVNTCYHDLVDFLLGEDFRIEKSVVRMLLEDFEGEHLKKSQNMVMRAWHA, encoded by the coding sequence TTGCAGATAATCCTGATGGAAGAGGAACATCTGGAAACCATCATAGAACTCGACCAGATGGCCTTCCAACGCGAAGAACCACGAAGTCTCCAGAATCTCCAGGGGCTCCGAGAAGGGGATGAAGAAGGCTGTTTCGTGTTGATGGATGGCCAAGAACTGGTTGGCTACTCATTTTCCAAAACCATGGGGGAAGAGGGCTACCTGGGACCACTGGGGATCCATCCATCATTACAGGGACAGGGTCGTGGTAAAAAATTAATTCAGCGTAGTTTAGATTACCTCCAGAGGCACTGTAAGGTGGTGGGTTTGGAGGTGCGTCCGGAAGCAGGGAATAATATTGGTCTTTACCATAAACTGGGATTCAATTCTGCCTATCCCTCTTTGATACTGAAAGTCCCAGAGAAATTATCAGGTCCAGAAAAGAAAGCCAACCTTGGAGATGGAATTAATCAGGATGATGATAATCTTAGGGTGGAACTTTTCCAACCCACACTGGATAATAGGAAGGAAACTGTATTGGAAAAGATTGACAAGTGGACCCGGCAAGAATTAGGGGGAGTCAGCTATCTTAAAGACCTTAATTTAGCCAGTAGATGTGGTGGAGATATCCTCATAGCCCTGCATAAGGATGAACCAGTGGGTTTCCTCACATTTTATCCTAGTGTATTTCTACATTTATGGGGGGCAGTGAAACCCCATCCTCGCCAAGATCAGATTTTAAAAGAAATTTTAAGGTTATTCCGTGAAATTCATGGTCAGGGGGAAGTTCTCCTGGAGGTTAACACATGTTACCATGATCTGGTGGATTTCCTCTTAGGGGAAGATTTCAGGATAGAGAAAAGTGTGGTTCGAATGTTACTGGAAGACTTTGAGGGAGAACACCTTAAAAAAAGTCAGAACATGGTTATGAGGGCTTGGCATGCTTAA
- a CDS encoding HAD family hydrolase, producing MDYNGILTLFDIDGTLVRGARCHYQAFVHAVNKYYGMKEDISGINYAGKTDPQILMEVLTMGQVPEETIKENFQDCLDYMTQYYIANVHRENVQALGGVNNLLKELKNEDVLMGLTTGNLEPIAYAKLGKAGLDGFFSFGGFGSDSAQRPCLVEKALERARKLHGYQGDQVFIIGDTPRDVEAARPFNIKTIAVATGRYSSHELERARADFVLENLKDRDGFLEILKG from the coding sequence ATGGATTACAATGGAATATTAACCCTTTTTGATATTGACGGGACCTTGGTTCGAGGGGCACGCTGCCACTATCAGGCCTTTGTCCACGCCGTAAACAAGTACTACGGGATGAAAGAGGATATCAGTGGCATAAACTACGCTGGGAAAACTGACCCTCAAATACTGATGGAAGTCCTTACAATGGGACAGGTGCCAGAAGAAACCATCAAAGAGAACTTCCAGGACTGTTTGGACTACATGACTCAATACTACATTGCAAATGTACACCGGGAGAATGTTCAAGCATTGGGTGGCGTAAATAATCTTTTAAAGGAATTAAAAAATGAAGATGTCCTGATGGGCCTCACCACCGGTAATCTGGAACCAATTGCCTATGCTAAACTAGGCAAAGCTGGTCTTGACGGCTTCTTTTCCTTTGGAGGTTTTGGTAGTGACAGTGCACAAAGGCCCTGTCTGGTGGAAAAGGCACTGGAACGTGCCAGAAAATTACATGGATATCAGGGTGATCAGGTATTTATTATCGGGGATACTCCCCGTGATGTGGAAGCAGCCAGACCATTCAATATTAAAACCATAGCCGTGGCCACAGGCAGATATTCCAGTCATGAGCTGGAAAGAGCCAGAGCGGATTTTGTACTGGAGAACCTTAAGGATAGGGATGGATTTCTTGAAATATTAAAAGGTTGA
- a CDS encoding fumarylacetoacetate hydrolase family protein, protein MKLLRFKKDAVEKTGVVINGGLVEIYHSLLEASRSPFDDLERKEFYPLDEVNFLPPVEPGKVVCVGLNYRDHAEELNMELPEEPILFLKPNTTVIGHEDSIIYPLQSHQVDYEAELATVMGKEARFVNKEDAMNYVAGYTVLNDVTARDLQQKDGQWTRAKSFDTFCPLGPWIETDMDPSNQNISLKLNGDVKQDSTTGNMIFPVEELVEYISHIMTLNPGDVIATGTPPGVGAMQVGDVVEVTVEGVGTLINRVKP, encoded by the coding sequence ATGAAACTTTTAAGATTTAAAAAGGATGCTGTGGAGAAAACAGGGGTGGTTATCAATGGAGGGCTGGTGGAAATATACCATTCCCTACTGGAAGCTTCCCGATCACCCTTTGATGATCTGGAAAGGAAAGAATTTTACCCCCTGGATGAGGTTAATTTCCTCCCACCGGTTGAACCCGGTAAAGTGGTTTGTGTGGGTTTGAATTACCGGGACCATGCGGAAGAATTGAACATGGAACTTCCTGAGGAACCCATACTCTTTCTAAAACCAAACACCACGGTAATTGGCCATGAAGATAGCATTATCTACCCCCTTCAATCCCATCAGGTGGATTACGAAGCTGAACTGGCAACGGTAATGGGGAAAGAGGCCCGTTTTGTTAATAAAGAGGATGCTATGAACTATGTTGCGGGTTATACTGTTTTAAATGATGTAACTGCCCGTGACCTCCAGCAAAAAGATGGGCAGTGGACTCGTGCCAAGAGTTTTGATACCTTCTGTCCATTGGGACCGTGGATAGAAACGGATATGGACCCTTCAAATCAGAATATCTCCTTAAAATTAAATGGAGATGTTAAACAGGATTCCACTACTGGAAACATGATTTTCCCGGTGGAAGAGTTGGTGGAATACATATCCCATATAATGACCCTTAATCCAGGGGATGTCATTGCCACTGGAACACCTCCCGGTGTGGGTGCCATGCAAGTGGGGGACGTGGTTGAGGTGACTGTAGAAGGTGTTGGAACACTTATAAACCGAGTTAAACCTTAA
- a CDS encoding zinc dependent phospholipase C family protein codes for MKRTLIMIFVTFVIVLAIPHPVSAWAAPNHYAIVEEVYYSLPADAQDKLDLSEMLDGADDPDYKFFDFQYHHYPASEEKANYWLQKGRDYYQNGNYKPASYCFGVATHYISDSVCPPHSGGNSGYDHTSCELQAILLEPHLTDKTGKWDSELSSCDQMSENAWESWLETDDDNYIQQCLNKAADLSYMAVNGVVS; via the coding sequence ATGAAAAGAACCCTGATAATGATTTTTGTTACATTTGTTATTGTCCTGGCAATACCCCATCCCGTATCTGCCTGGGCGGCTCCTAATCATTATGCCATTGTTGAGGAAGTTTATTACTCGCTCCCTGCTGATGCTCAGGACAAGCTGGATCTTTCAGAAATGTTGGATGGGGCTGATGATCCTGATTATAAGTTTTTTGACTTCCAGTATCATCACTACCCGGCCAGTGAAGAAAAAGCCAACTACTGGCTTCAAAAAGGTAGGGATTATTATCAGAATGGAAATTATAAACCGGCCAGCTACTGTTTTGGTGTGGCAACTCATTATATCTCTGATAGTGTATGCCCACCACATTCTGGGGGTAATTCGGGATATGATCACACTAGCTGTGAGCTACAAGCAATACTCCTGGAACCCCACCTTACGGATAAAACAGGCAAATGGGATAGTGAATTATCTTCCTGTGACCAAATGAGCGAGAATGCATGGGAATCATGGTTGGAAACAGATGACGATAATTATATACAGCAATGTCTTAATAAGGCAGCTGATTTATCATATATGGCGGTTAATGGTGTTGTTTCTTAG
- the cutA gene encoding divalent-cation tolerance protein CutA — protein sequence MVYITASGVEESKKIAKTLLNERLVACANIISGMESIYWWEGSLEEDVESILLVKTRSELVDKVIDRVGEIHSYQTPCALEIQIKRGSENYLDWLDNSLEKH from the coding sequence ATGGTTTATATCACAGCTTCCGGAGTTGAAGAGTCTAAAAAAATAGCTAAAACTCTTTTAAATGAACGACTAGTGGCCTGTGCCAATATAATATCTGGTATGGAATCCATTTACTGGTGGGAGGGGAGTTTGGAGGAAGATGTTGAATCCATCCTCCTGGTGAAGACCCGTTCAGAATTAGTGGATAAAGTTATAGATAGGGTTGGAGAAATCCACAGTTACCAGACACCATGTGCACTGGAAATCCAGATCAAAAGGGGTTCAGAGAACTACTTGGACTGGCTGGACAACTCACTTGAAAAGCATTAA
- a CDS encoding amidohydrolase family protein: METQTILIKNTRILAPEVMKGSVLIEDDKIVDITSDKSSNGADEIINGEGKFLIPGLVNTHTHLSMSLMRGLADDLPLDVWLNDHIWPVEAHLEGEHCYAGALLSTLEMIKSGTTTCNDMYFFMDDVARALDKSGIRALICHGMIDLFDDEKRKAEYKETLRIIEKCHNTADGRIQVALGPHTPYTCSPELLNWVRKKADEKGLRIHIHVSETKKEVEDSLNDRMKRPFEYLEDLKFLGPDVIAAHSVWISGAEIALIKDNNVKLSHNPLSNMKLASGISPVSDLLAKDVCVSLGTDGAASNNNLDLFQEMKMSSFLQKVNKFDPTLLPAPQVLEMATINGATALGMENEIGSIEVGKKADMTLVDMKAPHLTPYRNPISHMVYSAEGADVSTVICNGEILMREREVLALDEVEVMEIAESAAEDLISRS, translated from the coding sequence ATGGAAACCCAGACTATACTCATAAAAAACACAAGGATCCTCGCCCCTGAAGTTATGAAAGGATCAGTACTGATAGAAGACGATAAAATTGTTGATATAACCTCTGATAAATCCAGTAATGGTGCAGATGAAATCATTAATGGCGAAGGAAAGTTTCTCATCCCGGGCTTGGTTAACACCCACACCCACCTTTCCATGAGTTTAATGAGGGGATTAGCCGATGATTTGCCTCTGGATGTATGGTTGAATGACCATATTTGGCCAGTGGAAGCGCACCTGGAAGGGGAACACTGCTACGCCGGAGCTTTGTTATCAACACTGGAGATGATCAAATCCGGAACCACCACCTGCAATGACATGTACTTCTTCATGGATGACGTGGCCCGTGCCCTGGACAAATCTGGAATCAGAGCCCTCATCTGCCATGGAATGATCGATCTATTCGATGATGAAAAGAGAAAGGCAGAATATAAAGAAACTCTCCGCATCATAGAAAAATGCCATAACACAGCCGACGGCAGGATACAAGTGGCATTAGGACCCCACACACCTTACACTTGTTCCCCAGAACTATTGAATTGGGTTCGTAAGAAAGCCGATGAAAAAGGACTCAGAATTCACATCCATGTTTCAGAAACTAAAAAAGAAGTGGAAGACAGTTTAAACGATAGGATGAAGAGACCCTTCGAGTATTTGGAGGATCTTAAATTTTTAGGACCGGATGTCATAGCAGCTCATTCAGTGTGGATTTCTGGAGCTGAAATAGCTTTAATTAAGGATAATAATGTTAAATTGTCTCATAATCCATTGAGTAATATGAAATTAGCGTCGGGAATATCACCAGTTTCAGATTTACTGGCTAAAGATGTCTGTGTATCTCTGGGAACTGATGGAGCTGCATCTAACAACAATCTGGACCTGTTCCAGGAGATGAAAATGTCCAGTTTCCTTCAAAAAGTTAACAAGTTCGATCCCACACTTTTACCTGCACCTCAGGTGCTGGAAATGGCCACCATCAATGGTGCCACTGCCCTGGGCATGGAAAACGAGATAGGAAGCATTGAAGTTGGGAAAAAAGCGGACATGACTTTAGTGGACATGAAAGCACCCCACTTAACTCCTTACCGAAATCCAATTTCCCACATGGTCTACTCTGCCGAGGGGGCAGATGTGAGCACAGTTATATGCAATGGGGAGATCCTGATGCGTGAAAGGGAAGTTTTAGCCCTTGACGAGGTTGAAGTGATGGAAATTGCTGAAAGCGCTGCAGAAGACCTCATATCGCGCAGTTAA
- a CDS encoding NAD+ synthase, producing MGDYNGILPVLDVERASREISSFIESSLIESNTQGLVIGLSGGLDSSTTAKLCAQVVNKDKILGLIMPSQTTSQEDVDDAVKLAEETGIKHKIIPIDPLIEPVQDVCSRSENDENYKLAGANLKARMRMVVLYYHANALNRLVVGTGNRTELLVGYFTKYGDGGVDILPIGGLYKTDVRRLASYLDVNEDIIHKDPTAGLWPGQTDEEDLGIKYDLLDKILYLMTEHGMKEDETAHKLQIKLDEVVRVKVMMLAAEHKTIMPPIPPIIR from the coding sequence ATGGGCGATTATAATGGGATATTACCAGTATTAGATGTGGAAAGGGCATCAAGAGAGATATCAAGCTTTATTGAAAGTTCATTGATCGAATCCAACACGCAAGGTCTGGTTATAGGTCTCAGTGGTGGATTAGATTCATCCACCACTGCCAAACTATGTGCCCAAGTGGTGAACAAGGATAAAATTTTGGGCCTCATCATGCCCAGCCAGACCACTAGTCAAGAAGACGTGGATGATGCAGTGAAGTTGGCAGAGGAAACAGGAATAAAACACAAAATCATACCTATAGATCCTCTCATTGAACCAGTTCAAGATGTTTGCAGCCGTTCTGAAAATGATGAAAACTATAAACTTGCCGGAGCGAATCTTAAGGCACGAATGCGAATGGTAGTACTCTATTATCATGCTAATGCTCTAAATCGTCTGGTAGTGGGTACTGGTAATAGAACTGAACTCCTGGTTGGCTATTTCACTAAGTATGGTGATGGTGGGGTTGATATACTCCCTATAGGGGGTTTATACAAAACAGATGTCCGCAGGTTGGCAAGTTATCTTGATGTCAATGAGGATATAATCCACAAGGATCCCACTGCCGGTTTATGGCCGGGACAAACTGATGAGGAAGATCTGGGAATCAAATACGATCTTTTAGATAAAATCCTGTACTTGATGACTGAACACGGGATGAAAGAGGATGAAACAGCCCACAAATTGCAGATAAAACTGGATGAAGTGGTAAGGGTTAAGGTGATGATGCTGGCTGCTGAACACAAAACAATAATGCCTCCCATACCTCCCATAATTAGATAA
- the hisG gene encoding ATP phosphoribosyltransferase, which produces MEIKIALPSKGRISDPAVELLSKAGIGLKDAVNRRLFAETYDDQISVMFTRAADIPEFVADGAADMGMTGLDLIEEKEATVEILEDLNFGRSKLVLAAPEDSDIKELEDVNDGSIVATEFPHLTERYFKNQGIPVKIVELSGSTEIAPFIGVSDLITDLTSTGTTLKMNHLQMVDTILESSVHLIANPDSYQSKREKIDEIQTGVKGVLDAEGKKLVMMNVDKEVLDEVKNAMPGMTGPTVSQVLSNKGVVAVHAVVNEQEVFQVVNRLKRIGARDILVVPIERII; this is translated from the coding sequence ATGGAGATAAAAATAGCCCTTCCATCCAAGGGAAGGATAAGTGACCCTGCAGTTGAACTCCTATCCAAGGCAGGGATTGGATTGAAGGATGCAGTTAATCGCCGGCTTTTCGCTGAAACCTATGATGACCAGATCAGTGTAATGTTCACCCGAGCCGCCGACATCCCTGAATTTGTGGCTGATGGCGCTGCTGACATGGGAATGACTGGCCTGGATTTAATAGAAGAAAAAGAAGCCACTGTGGAAATACTGGAGGATCTGAATTTCGGAAGATCCAAACTGGTCCTGGCCGCCCCTGAAGACTCAGACATCAAAGAATTGGAAGATGTTAATGATGGCTCCATCGTGGCCACTGAATTCCCCCACCTTACAGAAAGATACTTTAAAAATCAGGGGATTCCTGTTAAAATTGTGGAACTCAGTGGATCAACTGAAATAGCTCCTTTTATTGGAGTTTCAGACCTTATCACTGATCTGACCAGTACTGGAACCACCTTAAAAATGAATCATCTCCAGATGGTGGACACCATCCTGGAAAGCTCAGTGCACCTTATAGCCAACCCCGACAGTTACCAGAGTAAGAGAGAAAAGATTGATGAAATCCAGACTGGAGTGAAGGGTGTTCTGGATGCCGAGGGTAAGAAACTGGTGATGATGAACGTGGATAAAGAAGTCCTGGATGAGGTTAAAAATGCCATGCCTGGTATGACCGGACCCACCGTATCCCAGGTTCTATCTAACAAGGGGGTAGTGGCAGTGCACGCAGTGGTCAATGAACAGGAAGTATTCCAGGTGGTTAACCGACTGAAAAGGATTGGTGCCCGGGATATTCTGGTGGTCCCCATTGAAAGAATCATTTGA
- a CDS encoding TetR/AcrR family transcriptional regulator, with amino-acid sequence MVDKTEQKFLDAALEIFAEKGYKGATTRFIAQKAGFSELTLFRKFKTKQNLFNKVLNQNIVKVKEDVDEALATNVSTDPDVFLRTLITDMARIAEDHYEFISLSNTQKSGSTDPMLAEFVKYMSKYLEENLPGRDVDYNAMALSLYSYTFMISQTKHYEKDWFNYNQALEGFIKNVLKLFS; translated from the coding sequence ATGGTTGATAAAACGGAACAGAAATTTTTAGACGCAGCTTTGGAAATATTTGCTGAAAAAGGATATAAAGGTGCTACAACTAGATTTATAGCTCAAAAGGCAGGTTTCAGTGAATTAACTTTGTTCAGAAAGTTTAAAACAAAACAAAATCTTTTTAACAAGGTTTTGAATCAGAACATAGTGAAAGTTAAAGAAGATGTGGATGAAGCCCTGGCTACCAATGTTTCCACTGATCCTGATGTTTTTTTAAGAACCTTAATCACCGACATGGCCAGAATAGCCGAGGATCACTATGAATTCATTTCTCTTTCCAACACTCAAAAAAGTGGTAGCACTGATCCCATGCTGGCTGAATTTGTGAAATATATGAGTAAATACTTGGAAGAAAACCTTCCTGGACGGGACGTGGACTATAATGCAATGGCCCTTTCCCTCTATTCTTACACCTTCATGATCAGCCAGACCAAACATTATGAAAAGGATTGGTTTAACTATAACCAGGCTCTGGAAGGATTTATAAAAAACGTACTGAAACTCTTCTCTTAA
- a CDS encoding TRC40/GET3/ArsA family transport-energizing ATPase, whose amino-acid sequence MAIRDLFQFKKGKTTFVFIGGKGGVGKTTVSASTALWLAEEGKKTLVISTDPAHSLSDSLEKKLGHDPTPIGENLWAAEIDPEVAMQDYQVKMKEQQALNPGMDMGMMEDQMEMATMAPGIDEAAAFDKFLQYMTTDEYDVVVFDTAPTGHTLRLLSFPEMMDSWVGKMIKVRRQIGSMAKAFKNIMPFMGDEDEEDKAMEDMEATKKQIRVAREVMADPTRTSFKMVVIPEEMSIYESERAMEALEKNNMHTDAVIVNQIQPEEADCDFCRARRQIQQKRMESIRQKFGGQVVAEIPLFREEVKGTDKLREVGKILYGESEVAS is encoded by the coding sequence ATGGCAATTAGAGACCTTTTCCAATTTAAAAAAGGAAAAACAACATTCGTGTTTATTGGAGGGAAAGGGGGAGTGGGTAAAACTACCGTATCCGCATCAACTGCCCTATGGTTAGCTGAAGAGGGTAAAAAAACTCTGGTAATATCAACAGACCCTGCTCACTCACTTTCAGACTCTTTAGAGAAGAAACTGGGACATGACCCCACCCCCATAGGTGAAAACTTGTGGGCTGCAGAAATTGACCCGGAAGTGGCAATGCAGGATTATCAGGTTAAGATGAAGGAACAGCAGGCCCTTAACCCTGGCATGGACATGGGTATGATGGAGGATCAGATGGAAATGGCCACCATGGCCCCTGGAATCGATGAGGCAGCTGCCTTTGACAAATTCCTCCAGTATATGACCACTGATGAGTACGATGTTGTGGTCTTCGACACCGCACCCACCGGACACACCCTGAGATTACTATCTTTCCCGGAAATGATGGATAGCTGGGTAGGGAAGATGATCAAAGTCAGGAGACAGATCGGTAGCATGGCCAAAGCCTTTAAGAACATCATGCCCTTCATGGGAGATGAAGACGAAGAGGACAAAGCCATGGAAGACATGGAAGCCACCAAAAAACAGATACGTGTTGCCAGGGAAGTTATGGCAGACCCAACACGAACATCCTTTAAAATGGTGGTTATCCCTGAAGAAATGTCCATCTACGAATCTGAAAGAGCAATGGAAGCACTGGAAAAGAACAACATGCACACCGATGCAGTTATCGTAAACCAGATCCAGCCAGAAGAAGCAGACTGTGATTTCTGCCGTGCACGACGTCAGATCCAACAAAAAAGAATGGAAAGTATCCGTCAGAAATTCGGTGGCCAAGTAGTGGCTGAAATACCATTATTCCGGGAAGAAGTTAAGGGTACTGATAAACTAAGAGAAGTTGGTAAGATCCTGTACGGGGAGAGCGAAGTAGCTTCCTAA
- the leuS gene encoding leucine--tRNA ligase has translation MTDIKIEEKWQKKWQKSKLFQSNPDNREKLFLTVAYPYPSGAMHVGHGRTYTVPDVYARFKRMQGYNVLFPMGWHVTGAPVIGIAKRIGRRDPWTLDIYQNVHKVPEDELNKFTDPHYIVKYFSEEYHNVMTQLGFSIDWRREFTTIDPHYQKFITWQFEKLNQKGLVRRGAHPVKYCPDDENPVGDHDLLEGEGVAINELTLIKFKMGEKYLVAATFRPETLFGATNLWLNPSEEYVKVRSSGEEWVISKKAYHNLLNQKTDLELIEDADAPSLIGQYVENPVTGQQHIILPASFVDPDYATGVVYSVPAHAPADYIALVDLKKDTETLEKYGIKDEVEKIQPIGLIRLKGFGEHPAVEMVEKMGVKSQEDPKLKEATNEMYKLEHAKGVMDEHVTGYSGLRVPEARDAIKDNLLEAGKGDIMHEFAEKPVICRCGTECVVKILDNQWFLKYSDEDWTTTTQNTLSLMKTVPEEIRSNFQYYLNWLHDWACARRIGLGTPLPWDTQWLIEPLSDSTIYMSYYAIAPHLKNIDPEELDEEFFDHVFLDKPTTKTNIPDGMKEEFNYWYPLDWRLSAKDLVGNHLSFHIFHHSAIFPEEKRPRGVVVFGMGLLEGHKMSSSKGNIILLEDAIKIHGADVVRLFLMSSAEPWQDFDWREKEVIGTKKRLEWFSGFAAMVDELHGSQIQLSDYTEAPAVDKAINAWMISQVNQRVRDATQALEGFQTRKALQESLFLFKKDIDHYLHRVDHQLKNEDDHEEITDVLAYVLGIWIRLMAPFTPHACEELWNRHGGQGFVSEAPWPEADPALIDEKVHKGEEIIQGLVDDIREIKKITQSQPEMIHIYLAPTWKWEVFEIAREVGKPDIGRIMGQAIQANVHDDKKELAGFAQKIAREMTKIHYVGMVDEKQLLEDAQGYVARETGAKVVVYQEPTYDPQNKARNALPYKPAIYLE, from the coding sequence GTGACAGATATTAAAATTGAGGAGAAATGGCAGAAAAAATGGCAGAAATCAAAATTATTCCAATCTAATCCTGATAATCGTGAAAAACTATTCTTAACTGTGGCCTACCCTTACCCTAGTGGGGCAATGCACGTGGGCCACGGCCGTACCTATACTGTTCCGGATGTTTATGCTCGTTTTAAGAGAATGCAAGGATACAATGTATTATTCCCCATGGGTTGGCACGTTACCGGGGCTCCAGTTATAGGGATAGCCAAACGTATCGGTAGAAGAGATCCCTGGACTCTGGACATATACCAGAACGTTCATAAAGTACCCGAGGACGAGCTTAACAAATTCACCGACCCCCATTACATTGTCAAATATTTCAGTGAAGAGTACCACAATGTCATGACTCAGCTAGGATTTTCCATTGACTGGAGACGCGAATTCACCACCATCGACCCTCACTACCAGAAATTCATCACCTGGCAATTTGAAAAACTCAACCAAAAAGGACTGGTACGCCGAGGGGCCCACCCGGTAAAGTACTGTCCTGATGATGAAAACCCAGTAGGGGACCATGACCTCCTGGAAGGAGAAGGAGTGGCCATCAATGAATTAACCCTCATCAAATTTAAAATGGGAGAAAAATATTTAGTAGCCGCCACTTTCCGTCCGGAAACCCTCTTCGGAGCCACCAACCTATGGCTTAATCCATCTGAAGAATACGTTAAGGTTAGAAGTAGTGGGGAAGAATGGGTTATCAGCAAAAAAGCATACCACAACCTTTTAAATCAGAAAACCGACTTGGAACTAATTGAAGATGCGGATGCCCCAAGTTTAATCGGCCAATACGTGGAAAACCCGGTGACCGGGCAACAGCACATTATTCTACCGGCATCATTTGTCGACCCGGATTATGCTACAGGGGTGGTTTACTCAGTACCGGCACACGCCCCAGCAGACTACATCGCCCTGGTAGACCTTAAAAAGGACACGGAAACTCTGGAAAAATATGGGATAAAAGACGAAGTGGAGAAAATCCAGCCCATAGGACTCATACGTCTCAAAGGATTCGGCGAACACCCTGCAGTGGAAATGGTGGAAAAAATGGGTGTTAAAAGCCAGGAAGACCCTAAACTCAAAGAAGCCACCAATGAAATGTACAAACTGGAACACGCCAAGGGAGTTATGGATGAACACGTCACTGGTTATTCTGGTTTAAGGGTGCCCGAGGCCAGGGATGCCATTAAAGATAATCTCTTAGAAGCTGGTAAAGGGGACATAATGCATGAATTCGCAGAAAAACCAGTGATCTGCCGTTGCGGTACCGAGTGCGTGGTTAAGATCCTGGACAACCAGTGGTTTCTCAAGTATTCTGACGAAGACTGGACCACCACCACCCAGAACACACTCTCCCTGATGAAAACCGTACCAGAGGAGATACGATCCAACTTCCAATACTACCTTAACTGGCTCCATGACTGGGCATGCGCCCGACGGATCGGTCTGGGAACACCACTACCCTGGGACACCCAGTGGTTAATCGAACCCCTCAGTGACTCCACCATCTACATGAGTTACTACGCCATCGCCCCGCACCTGAAAAACATAGACCCGGAAGAACTGGACGAAGAATTCTTCGACCACGTATTCCTGGATAAACCAACCACCAAAACCAACATACCCGATGGTATGAAGGAAGAATTTAACTACTGGTACCCACTGGACTGGAGACTGTCTGCCAAGGACCTGGTGGGAAATCACCTTTCATTCCACATCTTTCACCATTCAGCCATATTCCCCGAGGAAAAAAGACCCCGCGGAGTGGTAGTCTTTGGAATGGGATTACTGGAAGGACATAAAATGTCTTCTTCCAAGGGAAACATCATTCTCCTGGAAGATGCCATTAAAATCCACGGAGCCGACGTGGTACGATTATTCTTAATGTCCTCGGCAGAACCATGGCAGGACTTCGACTGGAGGGAAAAAGAGGTAATTGGAACCAAAAAACGTTTAGAATGGTTTTCAGGATTTGCGGCAATGGTTGATGAACTCCATGGCTCCCAGATACAATTAAGTGATTACACCGAAGCCCCAGCAGTGGATAAGGCCATCAATGCCTGGATGATCAGCCAAGTAAACCAGAGGGTCCGCGACGCCACCCAGGCCCTGGAAGGATTCCAAACCCGTAAAGCTCTCCAGGAATCACTTTTCCTATTCAAAAAGGACATTGACCATTACCTGCACCGGGTGGACCACCAACTCAAAAACGAAGATGACCATGAGGAGATAACTGATGTCCTGGCCTATGTACTGGGAATCTGGATACGGTTAATGGCTCCATTCACACCTCATGCCTGTGAGGAACTGTGGAACCGTCATGGAGGGCAGGGATTCGTATCCGAAGCACCATGGCCTGAAGCTGATCCGGCCTTAATTGATGAAAAGGTGCACAAGGGTGAAGAAATCATCCAGGGCCTGGTGGATGACATCCGGGAGATAAAAAAGATAACCCAAAGCCAACCGGAAATGATACACATATATCTAGCTCCCACATGGAAATGGGAAGTCTTTGAGATTGCCCGTGAGGTTGGAAAACCAGATATTGGACGTATAATGGGACAGGCCATCCAGGCAAATGTTCATGATGATAAGAAGGAACTGGCTGGATTTGCCCAGAAAATCGCCAGGGAAATGACCAAAATACACTACGTGGGAATGGTGGATGAAAAACAACTCCTGGAAGATGCACAGGGTTATGTCGCCCGGGAAACTGGTGCTAAAGTTGTTGTATATCAAGAACCAACCTATGATCCTCAGAATAAGGCCCGGAATGCCTTACCCTATAAACCAGCAATTTACCTGGAATAA